CGGCGTGGCCAGGGAGAAGTCGGTGGACGGCCAGACGATCTCGCGCTCCTGCGAGGATTCGGACTTGAAACGGACGTAGGGCCGGGAGAGGCCGAAGTGGTAGAACTCTTCCGGGTCTATGCTCGCGAGCGGACGGGAAGGCCAGAGCTGGCCCAGGTAACGAGCGGCCGTGGTGGCCGATTCGGCCGCGTCATTCCAGCCGGAGAATGCGACGATGAGGACGGGCTGGCGGAGCCCGTCCGGCTCTTCGAAGAGGACCAAGGCATCGGTCGGAGGCATCGACTTTCGTCCTGCTCGCAGGATGCCCGACGCCGCGCATCCCTGCAAGGGCAAAAGCGTAGAACCCGATTTGAAGTTGACTCGCCGCGCCACCCGCCCGTATCATGGGCGGCGCTGGTGCGACTGGGCATCCCCCTCATACAGGAGGCTACGGATATGCGCTCCAAGATCACGTTGGCTGCGGCGCTTCTCGGGGTCGCTCTCCTGGCTGGCGCCTGCGCCTCGTCGGAGCAATGGGCGGAATGGCGGGGCCACACGACTCACTTCGCGTCGGGCGACCACGGGATGTTCTCGATGCGGAACAACCTCGAGGGCACCAACCCGAAGGTGACGCGCCTCGACATCGAGGCCTCGCGCACCGAGAACTGGTGGGGCAAGCAGATCAGCGTCGAGCCCGGTCAGATCATCCAGAACTAGTTCATGAACCGTCGGGCTATGGCCGCGGCCCTCGCCGCTCTTCTCGCGGCGGGCGCCGCGGCGCCCGTCCAGGCGGCACCGGCCGACTACCTTCTCCCGGTCGAAAAGCACACGACGGCAAAGGCCCGCGCCCTCGCCGTCAAGTACCGCCCCCAGCTCCTGCAATTCTCCGAGTACGTCTATCACTGCCTGCCCTATCTGGAGATCAAGAACGGCCTGGGCTTCAAGAGAAACGCCAAGGAGCCGGCGACGGATGACCGGTTCGCCGCGCTCTGGCTGTATATCGAGCAGGGTCAGGACAAGAGTTTTGCCGCCCTCTCGCCGGCGCGCCAGGCCTCCGCGGTCTTCTCGCGCTACGGGGTGCCCATGATCCGGCGCATGGCCGCCATGCAAGGCCTGGCCTCGGACCCGGACGTCTACGGGTTTTCGCTGGTGCTGGCCTGGGTGAAACCGGGCAGCGATCCCAAGCAGCCCACGCTCGAGACGCTCGCCGCCTTCATGGATCAGGCGACCACGCGGGCCTTTCTCGGCAATGCCTTGCCAGCCGGCGACTGGGTGGACAAGATGAAGATCTACTTCTACGACGGCGAGAAGGAGATGGGCCGCTTGCCGCTCGAGATCTGGGACGATAACTTCGTCGCCACCTACAAGATTCCAAATTACGAGGTCCAGAAAGGCATCACCTGCCCGTAGGCTGCTGAAAAGGGCCCATCTCAGGCTGCTGAAAAGGGCCCATCTGCTTCGTTGGCGCCCCGCCCTTCGAGTTGAGCGGCGGCCCCTGGCCGTCGTGAGACGAGAGCTGAGTTGATCCGCAGGTTCAACGTACAGAGAGTACGCCTCACCTGCGGCCTTCGGGCGCCGCCTCGCATCTGGGCCTTTTTGAACCGCCTACAGAATCTTGGTGAAGGGACCTATGGGGCTCGATGTTTGACAGGTCCCTGGGCCTCCGATAGCATGACGGCAAGGCTTTTCCATGAAACTCCCCGTGCGGCAGAAGACCCAGTTTTCGCTGGTCTATCTGCTCATCGCGGTGGTCGTCCTGTCCCTGGTCCAGAGCTGGCTGCTGGCTCCTCGGACAGTCGAGATCCCGATGAGCAAATTCCTGCAGCTCGTCCGCGAGGGCAAGGTCGAGAAGGTCTCGCTCACTGACCGCGAGATCCGCGGGACGCTCAAGCCCGGCGCCCTGCCCGCCCCGCAGCCCGGGCCGGGCGACAAGGTGCGCAGCCTGGTCGGGGTCGACCAGGCCCTCACCACCTTCACCACCACGCGCATCCCCGGCATCGACGACGGCTCGCTCGTCAAGGAGCTCGAGCAGCACAAGATAGAGTTCTCGGGACGCGTCGAGAGCACCTTCTGGCGAGACTTCCTCTTCGGCTGGATAGTCCCCCTCGGGCTCATGGTCGGCATCTGGCTCTTCCTGATGCGCCGGATGAGCGGAGGGCCGACCCAGGCCCTGTCCTTCGGGCGCTCCAAGGCCAAGATCTACGATCGCAAGGAGCTGAAGACGACCTTCGCGGACGTGGCCGGCGTGGACGAGGCCAAGGCCGAGCTCATAGAGATCGTGGACTTCCTCAAGAATCCCAAGAAGTACCAGCGGCTGGGTGGCCGCATCCCCAAGGGCGTGTTGCTCGTCGGCCCGCCCGGCACGGGCAAGACGCTTCTCGCCCGCGCCGTGGCCGGCGAGGCCGACGTCCCGTTCTTCTTCCTCTCCGGCTCGGAGTTCGTCGAGATGTTCGTGGGAGTGGGAGCCTCGCGGGTGCGCGACCTGTTCGAGCAGGCCAAGGAGAAAGCGCCCTGCATCGTCTTCATCGACGAGCTCGACGCCATCGGCAAGACACGCGCGGGGACCACGGGCTTCGTGGGCGGTCACGACGAGCGCGAGCAGACTCTCAACCAGCTCCTGGCCGAGATGGACGGCTTCGACTCCTCCAAGGGCGTCATCATCATGGCCGCGACCAACCGCCCCGAAGTGCTCGATCCCGCCCTGCTGCGCGCGGGCCGCTTCGACCGCCAGGTGGTGGTGGACAAGCCCGACGTCAAGGGACGCGAGGCCATCCTGCGGGTCCACGCGCGCAACGTCATCCTGGCCCCCAGCGCGGACCTTCGCGTGCTCGCTGCCCGCACCGCCGGCATGGCGGGCGCCGACCTGGCCAACCTGATGAACGAGGCCGCCCTGCTCGCGGCTCGCAAGGGCAAGGACGCCGTGGACATGGCCGACCTCGACGAGGCCGTCGATCGCGTGGTGGGCGGGCTCGAGCGCAAGAGCCGAGTGCTCTCCGAGAAGGAGCGCGATATCGTCGCCCACCACGAGATCGGCCATGCCCTCGTGGCCTCGTCCCTGCCCCAGGCCGACCCCGTGCACAAGGTGACGATCATCCCGCGCGGGGTGGGCGCCCTCGGCGCCACGTATCAGCTGCCCCTGGAGGACCGCTACCTGCTCACGCGCAGCGAGCTCGAGGACCGCATCGCGGTCCTCCTGGGGGGGCGGGCGGCCGAAGAGGTCGTGTACGGCGAGATCTCCACGGGCGCCCACAATGACCTCGACCGCGCCACGGAGATGGCGCGCCTCATGGTCATGCAGTACGGTATGTCCGAGCACCTCGGCCCCATGACCTTCGGAGGGGGGCGACAGGCCCTCTTCCTCAAAGGCGCGGGCATTACCGCGGAGCGGGAGTACAGCGAAGACACCGCGCGCGCCATCGACGGGGAGACGCGCGCCATCATCGACCGGATCTATGACCGTGTGCGCGGATTGATCACGGACCGCAAGGTCGTGCTCCTGGCCGCGGCCGCGGAGTTGAAAGCGAAAGAGACACTCGAAGGCGACCGCCTGCGGCACCTGCTGGCCGGCGAGCCCGTGGAGGAGAAGCGATGATCGTGGTCAGGCGTGGGACGCTCGTCGTCATGCTCGTGATTGCCGCCGCCCTCGGCGTGGGCCTGGGCTCGTGGGGCGCGAGCGCGGTTGATCTGGCCAGGCCGCCCGCTCACGAGGCCACCCCCGCGCGCGACACGCCGCCGCCCCCGTCCGTG
This is a stretch of genomic DNA from Candidatus Methylomirabilota bacterium. It encodes these proteins:
- the ftsH gene encoding ATP-dependent zinc metalloprotease FtsH — protein: MKLPVRQKTQFSLVYLLIAVVVLSLVQSWLLAPRTVEIPMSKFLQLVREGKVEKVSLTDREIRGTLKPGALPAPQPGPGDKVRSLVGVDQALTTFTTTRIPGIDDGSLVKELEQHKIEFSGRVESTFWRDFLFGWIVPLGLMVGIWLFLMRRMSGGPTQALSFGRSKAKIYDRKELKTTFADVAGVDEAKAELIEIVDFLKNPKKYQRLGGRIPKGVLLVGPPGTGKTLLARAVAGEADVPFFFLSGSEFVEMFVGVGASRVRDLFEQAKEKAPCIVFIDELDAIGKTRAGTTGFVGGHDEREQTLNQLLAEMDGFDSSKGVIIMAATNRPEVLDPALLRAGRFDRQVVVDKPDVKGREAILRVHARNVILAPSADLRVLAARTAGMAGADLANLMNEAALLAARKGKDAVDMADLDEAVDRVVGGLERKSRVLSEKERDIVAHHEIGHALVASSLPQADPVHKVTIIPRGVGALGATYQLPLEDRYLLTRSELEDRIAVLLGGRAAEEVVYGEISTGAHNDLDRATEMARLMVMQYGMSEHLGPMTFGGGRQALFLKGAGITAEREYSEDTARAIDGETRAIIDRIYDRVRGLITDRKVVLLAAAAELKAKETLEGDRLRHLLAGEPVEEKR